A single window of uncultured Fusobacterium sp. DNA harbors:
- the rlmB gene encoding 23S rRNA (guanosine(2251)-2'-O)-methyltransferase RlmB, which produces MEKIIGINPVMEVLQNKEKTIEKLEIFKGAKDDKINKIKRLASERNIKIFYTDKKRENSQGVVVHVSDYDYYVDFGEFLEKIAPMEKSIVLILDEIQDPRNFGALIRSAEVFGVKGIIIPERNAVRINETVVKTSTGAIEYVDIVKVTNISDAISKLKKLDYWVYGAEGEGSKDYSQEKYPSRTALVLGSEGNGIRKKVKESCDVLIKIPMYGKINSLNVSVAGGIILSEIVKSF; this is translated from the coding sequence ATGGAGAAAATAATAGGTATAAATCCTGTAATGGAAGTATTACAAAATAAAGAGAAAACAATAGAGAAATTAGAGATTTTTAAAGGAGCTAAAGATGACAAGATAAATAAGATAAAAAGATTAGCTTCAGAAAGAAATATTAAGATATTTTATACAGATAAGAAGAGAGAAAATTCACAAGGAGTTGTAGTTCATGTAAGTGATTATGACTACTATGTTGATTTTGGAGAGTTTTTAGAAAAAATTGCTCCCATGGAAAAATCTATTGTACTTATTTTAGATGAGATACAAGATCCAAGAAATTTTGGGGCTTTAATAAGAAGTGCTGAAGTTTTTGGAGTAAAAGGAATTATAATTCCAGAGAGAAATGCAGTAAGAATAAATGAAACAGTTGTTAAAACTTCTACTGGAGCAATAGAGTATGTAGATATAGTAAAAGTAACAAATATATCAGATGCTATTAGTAAATTAAAAAAATTAGATTATTGGGTATATGGAGCAGAGGGAGAGGGAAGTAAAGATTACTCTCAAGAAAAATATCCAAGTAGAACAGCCTTAGTTCTTGGAAGTGAAGGAAACGGAATAAGAAAAAAAGTAAAAGAAAGTTGTGATGTTCTGATAAAAATACCTATGTATGGAAAGATAAATTCTTTAAATGTATCAGTTGCAGGAGGAATAATTCTTTCTGAAATTGTAAAATCTTTTTAA
- the leuS gene encoding leucine--tRNA ligase: MREYNFKEVEAKWQKKWENGHIFKTDNKVEGKENYYVLVMLPYPSGKLHVGHARNYTIGDVIARYKRMKGYNVLNPMGWDSFGLPAENAAIQNGAHPAVWTKSNIENMRRQLKLLGFSYDWDREIASYTPEYYKWNQWMFKRLYEKGLIYKKKSLVNWCPDCNTVLANEQVEDGKCWRHSKTSVIQKELEQWFFKITDYADELLEGHKELKDGWPEKVLTMQKNWIGKSYGTEIVFTVAETGKELPMFTTRIDTIYGVSYCVVAPEHPIVEEIIKVNPEIKAKVDAMKNTDLIERSAEGREKNGVFTGWHVINPVTKEKVQLWVADYVLMNYGTGAVMAVPCHDERDFAFAKKYNLPLNVVINPVNKETKEVIELKAEEMTEAFTEVGVMTNSGEFNGMSSKEALTKIAEFVEKNNYGKRTVKYRLKDWGVSRQRYWGTPIPALYCEKCGTVMEKDENLPVKLPEDVSFNGIGNPLETSESFKHAVCPICGGPARRDTDTMDTFVDSSWYFLRYCDPKNDKLPFDKEIVDSWMSVDQYIGGIEHAVMHLLYARFFQKILRDLGLVTANEPFKRLLTQGMVLGPSYYSAAENKFLFPSEVDIKGEKAFSKATGEELAIKVEKMSKSKNNGVDPEEMITKYGADTTRLFIMFAAPPEKELEWNENGLAGAYRFLSKIWRLVMEHKENLEFGEIDLTKVSREDKSLLIKLNQTIKKVTESIEDDYHFNTSIAATMELINETQDYKTNILEGGKTTSESKKIFAEVIKNILIMLSPFTPHFCDELWEEMGNTGYLFNEKWPSYDEKLTVSSDVVMAIQVNGKVRGTLEIERGTSKDIVEKMALELENVKKHMEGKTLVKLIVIPDKIVNIVVK; encoded by the coding sequence TTGAGAGAGTATAATTTTAAAGAAGTAGAAGCCAAGTGGCAAAAAAAATGGGAAAATGGACACATTTTTAAAACAGATAATAAAGTTGAAGGGAAAGAAAATTATTATGTATTAGTAATGTTACCATATCCATCTGGAAAATTACATGTAGGGCATGCAAGAAACTATACAATAGGAGATGTTATAGCTAGATATAAGAGAATGAAAGGTTATAATGTTTTAAATCCTATGGGTTGGGATTCTTTTGGACTTCCAGCAGAAAATGCAGCTATACAAAATGGAGCTCATCCAGCAGTATGGACAAAATCTAATATTGAAAATATGAGAAGACAACTTAAGTTATTAGGATTCTCTTATGATTGGGATAGAGAGATAGCTTCTTATACACCAGAATACTATAAATGGAACCAATGGATGTTTAAAAGACTTTATGAAAAGGGATTAATCTATAAGAAAAAATCTTTAGTAAACTGGTGTCCAGATTGTAATACCGTATTAGCTAATGAGCAAGTTGAAGATGGAAAATGTTGGAGACATAGTAAAACTTCAGTTATTCAAAAAGAGTTAGAACAATGGTTCTTTAAAATAACTGATTATGCAGATGAATTATTAGAGGGACACAAAGAATTAAAAGATGGTTGGCCTGAAAAAGTTTTAACAATGCAAAAAAACTGGATAGGAAAATCATATGGAACAGAGATAGTATTTACAGTTGCTGAAACAGGTAAAGAATTACCAATGTTTACAACAAGAATAGATACAATATATGGAGTATCATATTGTGTAGTTGCTCCAGAGCATCCAATTGTAGAAGAGATTATAAAGGTAAATCCAGAAATAAAAGCTAAAGTAGATGCAATGAAAAATACTGATTTAATAGAAAGATCAGCAGAAGGAAGAGAAAAAAATGGAGTATTTACAGGTTGGCATGTAATCAATCCAGTAACAAAAGAAAAAGTACAATTATGGGTAGCAGATTATGTTTTAATGAACTATGGAACAGGAGCTGTAATGGCTGTACCTTGTCATGATGAAAGAGACTTTGCTTTTGCTAAAAAATATAATCTTCCATTAAATGTTGTAATCAATCCTGTAAATAAAGAAACAAAAGAAGTTATTGAATTAAAAGCTGAAGAGATGACAGAGGCTTTTACAGAAGTTGGAGTTATGACAAATTCTGGAGAATTTAATGGAATGTCATCAAAAGAAGCTTTAACTAAAATAGCTGAATTTGTAGAAAAAAATAATTATGGAAAAAGAACTGTAAAATATAGATTAAAAGATTGGGGAGTTTCAAGACAAAGATATTGGGGAACACCAATACCAGCACTATACTGTGAAAAATGTGGAACAGTTATGGAAAAAGATGAAAATTTACCAGTAAAACTTCCAGAAGATGTATCGTTTAATGGAATAGGAAATCCATTAGAAACTTCAGAAAGTTTCAAACATGCAGTTTGTCCTATATGTGGTGGACCAGCAAGAAGAGATACAGATACTATGGATACATTCGTAGACTCTTCATGGTATTTCTTAAGATATTGCGATCCTAAAAATGATAAACTTCCATTTGATAAAGAGATTGTAGATTCATGGATGAGCGTTGATCAATATATAGGTGGAATAGAGCATGCAGTAATGCACCTATTATATGCTAGATTTTTCCAAAAAATCTTAAGAGACTTAGGATTAGTAACTGCTAATGAACCATTTAAGAGATTATTAACTCAAGGAATGGTATTAGGACCATCATACTATTCAGCAGCTGAAAATAAATTCTTATTCCCTAGTGAAGTTGATATTAAAGGAGAAAAGGCATTCTCAAAAGCTACTGGAGAAGAATTAGCAATAAAAGTTGAAAAAATGTCTAAATCTAAAAATAATGGTGTAGACCCAGAAGAGATGATAACTAAATATGGAGCTGATACAACAAGATTATTTATAATGTTTGCTGCTCCACCAGAAAAAGAGTTAGAGTGGAATGAAAATGGACTTGCAGGAGCTTACAGATTCTTAAGCAAAATCTGGAGACTTGTAATGGAACATAAAGAAAATTTAGAGTTTGGAGAGATTGATTTAACTAAAGTAAGCAGAGAGGATAAGTCATTATTAATAAAACTTAACCAAACTATTAAAAAGGTTACAGAATCAATTGAAGATGATTACCATTTTAATACTTCAATAGCTGCAACTATGGAACTTATTAATGAAACTCAAGATTATAAGACAAATATTTTAGAAGGTGGAAAAACTACATCTGAATCTAAGAAAATATTTGCTGAAGTAATAAAAAATATTTTAATAATGTTATCACCATTTACTCCACACTTCTGTGATGAATTATGGGAAGAGATGGGAAATACTGGATATTTATTTAATGAAAAATGGCCTTCATATGATGAGAAATTAACAGTTTCTTCAGATGTTGTAATGGCAATTCAAGTAAATGGTAAAGTAAGAGGAACTTTAGAAATAGAAAGAGGAACTTCTAAAGATATCGTTGAAAAAATGGCATTAGAATTAGAAAATGTAAAAAAACATATGGAAGGAAAAACATTAGTAAAATTAATAGTTATTCCAGATAAAATAGTAAATATAGTTGTAAAATAG
- a CDS encoding sigma-70 family RNA polymerase sigma factor, which produces MNEDIITDDIIQKAQEGNQEALDLILKEYKKLIFLNVRNYFLVGAEQDDLLQEGTIGLLKAIKGYSKGKASFKTFATLCIRRQILTAVRSSTAQKNSVLNEASGNNLETEDGHEDYPKELYSNVRYNPEAIFLSKEKIMEFQDFVEHNFSPFERKVFNYMIKGFSYKEIAAELEKTPKVIDNSFQRIKRKSELWLSTY; this is translated from the coding sequence ATGAATGAAGATATTATAACAGATGATATAATCCAAAAAGCACAAGAGGGGAATCAAGAAGCATTAGACTTAATTTTAAAGGAATATAAGAAACTTATCTTTTTAAACGTAAGAAATTATTTTTTAGTTGGTGCAGAGCAAGATGATTTACTTCAAGAGGGAACAATAGGTTTATTAAAAGCAATTAAAGGATATAGTAAAGGAAAGGCATCTTTTAAGACTTTTGCTACTTTATGTATAAGAAGACAGATATTAACAGCTGTTAGAAGCTCGACAGCACAAAAAAATAGTGTTTTAAATGAAGCTAGTGGAAATAATTTAGAAACAGAAGATGGGCATGAGGATTATCCAAAAGAGTTATATTCAAATGTTAGATATAATCCAGAAGCTATATTTCTTTCAAAGGAGAAAATTATGGAGTTTCAAGATTTTGTGGAACATAATTTTAGTCCTTTTGAAAGAAAGGTATTCAATTACATGATAAAGGGATTTTCTTATAAGGAAATTGCAGCTGAATTAGAAAAAACTCCTAAAGTTATAGATAATAGTTTCCAAAGAATAAAAAGAAAAAGTGAATTGTGGTTAAGTACTTATTAA